The following proteins come from a genomic window of Malus domestica chromosome 02, GDT2T_hap1:
- the LOC114822689 gene encoding ankyrin repeat-containing protein NPR4-like, protein MGMRHHYYQPLLLAAITGDWESARTFLERDPEAVTAVITSQALTALHVAAKEGQWQFIMKLVELMPAEALAARNILGQTALHNLAISGDSCIEAAKSLVTRNPALPQITDTEGFTALLWGCMMAPETSKEMRWYLVLVTRDDFPSSPFTGPLAGTIICSLSTMGFFGKKLDWSETYNRK, encoded by the coding sequence atgggaatgAGACACCACTACTACCAACCTTTGCTGCTAGCTGCAATCACAGGCGACTGGGAAAGTGCTAGAACCTTCTTGGAACGTGATCCCGAGGCAGTGACTGCAGTTATCACAAGCCAAGCGCTAACTGCGCTTCACGTTGCTGCGAAAGAAGGCCAGTGGCAATTCATAATGAAGCTTGTGGAGCTTATGCCTGCAGAAGCACTAGCAGCAAGAAATATCCTTGGTCAAACTGCCTTGCACAATCTTGCAATCTCCGGTGACAGCTGCATTGAGGCTGCTAAGTCTTTGGTGACGAGAAACCCGGCATTGCCACAAATAACTGATACCGAGGGATTTACTGCACTCCTTTGGGGTTGTATGATGGCTCCTGAAACATCTAAGGAGATGAGGTGGTACCTTGTTTTAGTAACCCGAGACGACTTCCCGAGCTCTCCCTTTACCGGTCCTCTGGCTGGCACGATCATTTGCAGCTTATCCACTATGGGATTCTTTGGTAAGAAATTAGACTGGTCAGAAACATATAATAGAAAATAG